The following DNA comes from Desulfatiglans sp..
CTCCCACAATCCCCCCATGTATAAATAGCCCGGCTCCAGCATCTATTACAGACTGCTCCACCCCCTTACCTATATGTATCTCACCGCTTGCCTTCACAGAAAAACCTGAAGAAACCCATCCTTTGATAACAAGCGACCCATCCATTGTAAGATTACCTGTATTCATGTCTATATCACCCTGTACCTCATGGCTCTGGGTGACAGATATCCTGTTACCATCCTGGATAGCCACCATACCGTCCATACCGGAGACCAGACTGAGACCGTCTGGAGACAGAATAACATTTGTCCCGAAATTGAGTTTACAATCTTTACCTGGGGCCGCATGGATTATCTCTCCGAATATATCCTTTCCATCAGTGCCTGCTGTGAGGGGTACCTTTTCCGCAAGTAGTTCATCTTTTTTTACATTATGTATAGATGACTGCTCCCTAAAATCCATGCGCCCGGTATTACTGTCAAGGTTGCCTGCCTCTTTACCCTTGCGGAACTTGATGTTGATTACGGCATCCTCACCGTGAACAGGGGCAATACCCTTTGCAACAGTTATTTTTTTTGGAGGAAATTTCTTTTTACCATCAGATGATAGAAAGCCCTCTAACTCATCTAGAGTAATGCCAAATTTGATATCTGCCCTTTCTATGATATCCCTTACAAGCTCGCTTGTCATAGCCCTTTTATTTGAAGATGAGGTATAGAGCATTACGCTTGCAGATAATCTCTCTTCGGATATCTCAAGGGGGTTTATCACAGATATAGTATCGCCTGAATATTCAGGATACCCGGCTTTGATGCCTTCGGAAACTACAAATACAAAACCGTTCTCTCTTGTTTCAACATTGGCGCCTGTCCTGATCTTGAGCTCTTCAGGTTTGACTGCCTTTATTACCTCGCCTGTTACATTCTTCCCGTCTTCCTGCTTTACAGAGGGAATTATGCGGGCAAGTATCTCCCCTCCTAATACAATATCCCTTGTTTCAACCTCAGGAATAAATCCACCGCTCTTTTTCTGATCAGCTTCCTTCGGATCTAGCCCATTGACCCTGAAAAGAAATTCCACCTTTGAATCAATGCCGTTTTTTGCAGGGGTTGCCTCGGCCACCCTGAAGTTATCAACAGGCTCCCCTTTTTCAAAAGCTGCTTGTATTGCAGACAAGTCTATGCCGTGTTTTATCCCTTTGCCTTTAAGGATACTGGTGATGTCATCCAGAGTCAGCCTGCTGTTATCCGAAAGAACAGGAAAAAGAGGCATCTCCACATACATTTTATCTTTGCTGACACTTACGAGATCAGTAACAGAAACCCCCTGCCATGTTGACCTTGCTGCGCCATAGACAAGGGAAACATACTCTGTCTCCCTGTTTTTTAGTGCAATATTCTCCCCTGGCAAAAGGGATATATCATCGCCAGGGAGTGAGGGGACATCCTCACCGAATATGTTTTTACCGGGGGCGCCTGAATGTGCCGGGGTTTTTATTGCAACCACCTGGCCCGGCTTTACCATAACGGATGCCCTTGGCTCTTTATTAGAGGCATCACGACCGATCAATAAATCGATCCGGGCCTTTTCACCTTTCTGAGGCGGGTCCCCTTTTGCAATAATTACACTTCCCTGTAATTTACCTGTAGCATTGACCTCATCCAGTGCCTTCTTTATTGTATTACTCTCTATGCCATGTGTTACCCCCATGTCTGAGAGGGCCTTTTCTATATCTTCATTTGTTACAGGGCGCCCGTTTCCCGCAGGGGGAGTAACACTCCTCAGTATGGCCGCCATTTTGTCATCACGGATTTCCAGTTCATACTCGCCAGGGGAATCATTAATGATTACAACCCAATTTTCAGGGGACTCCTCAAGTGCAAACACATTTGAAGGGTCAACGCCCAGCATTTCCGCACCTTCGGTAATGGCATCGTTCCTGCTTTTTGATTTTATGCGGACCCTGTAATTCATAACAGCTTACCGTGTAAAAAAATGATAAAATATTACATCTCTTTTATATACATCGTATAAACCCTTGATAATCTTTAATAAAATATGTCATGTTCATTTCAAGGCAAGATACTATTCTTCCTCCGAAACAGTATCATCATCCAGGCCATCCATCCTCTCTGATTCCTTTTCTGTGATATTGCCTATATCCCTTTCCATCTCTTTCATTCTGTCCACCTGTTTTTTACCTGCAAGCTCTTCTACCGTATCATCCACCTTGTCACGTGTGTCAGAGCCCTTGCACCCGGGAAACATGGTGATGACGAGGGTTAATATTATTATGAGCATAGTGAATATCTTGATGGTATGTTTTAGCATGTGTGCCTCCTTAAAAATGGGTTATCGGTTTAATTCATGGATAAAAGGATAGTATTACATCTTGTGGTGAAAGGCCAACAGTTAGCGCTTAAAATGATTTTTTTATTTTTGTTTTTTAATTAATTAAATTTTTGAGTCATATAAAAACCTTGTTTAACAGGATGCTAAAATCTTATTTTACTTTTTATTAATAAGGGTATGATATTTATCGGTTTCCTGTTATATAGAAGTATGGGGAGTTTAATATGCAAAAAATATATAAATTAAAAATAATTATCATTGAATTAATTATTATCACAGTTCTAACTGCACCCTGCCTTGCTGATAACAAAGCAGAATTTACAAAGAATGGGGCTGCCGCTAAAAAAGAGCTAAAAGATATTAATTGGCTTCTCTTTTCCGATACAAGATATCAGGAGCAAAGAGATATGATAATAAAAGCCAATGAGAAAGAGATAAATGAAGCAGAAAATGCTATTGGTAAAAAACTAAAGATATTCATTGCACTGAAGGATATTGATGGTGACAATAGTGACGAGATATTTTCCTATCTGGGCCATTCTGAATATTGCACTGAAAAAGGGAATTGCGCCTTAAAGATATATAAGGCAACAGAGGATAAATTAGAAAATATCGCTCCAACCATTGTCCCCTATATCCCGATTGACAGGCCCGGCCATCCTAACTTAATTGGCATTCTTAACACTCAGACATTGAATCATGCAGATATTATCATAGGGAGCATCATTTGCCGCTGGACAGGCAATAGCTACGAGGATGCTATCAAATAAGGCCCTTTAATTACTATCCACCAGCATTATACCCACCTGATAATGGCCACGGTATCGGCTTGTTTCGGATTTTGTAATATGCATTATCTTGGTCTTAAGAAACATCGGGGCCTCTCTTACACCATCTGGGTAAAACTTCATGTCAATTACCATGCCTTCCTTCATATGTCCAAGCACGGCAGACCCCTCTTTGATAATAAAACTCATACCTGAAGCAGATGTTTCAATTATCTTAAACTGATAGACAAGTTCAAGTGTATTTGCTGAGAATTCCACACTTGACATCGTAATGGATGTCCTCTCTTCTTTTCTTTTTTCGCTATTGTTTTCCATAGATATCCGGCCCTGTGTTTTTCCCATTTTACTAAATTTAACTACCTGAAAACAATGATTATTTACTTTGTTTTATAAAATTATGCAACCTCTCAATAAATTCCGCAGCATCACCGTTAACAGATATTGACTTATTTTTGATCTCATGGGGTATCTGGGGATGGCCGGTATTGGAGTAATTAACGTACGACCTGTTAACCCTTACAAAAAGCACATTGTCATGTGAATAGACCAGATATTCAAATGGCCTCCTTATAACACCGGGGGTATTGAACCCCACACCAAACTCCATAACAGTAAGCCTTTTATCCATAATGCCATTTATCCAATCTTCATACTCATTCACCCACTCTTCATAATCCTCCCTCTGCCTGAATGCCACGGTCATCTTGCCATTGCACCTGGGGCAGCGGGGTATTGCCTCATCAGCCACGCTGAATGCCTCATGATCAATGGCCGCCAACGCCTTGTCGATATATGGTTTTGCATGCCATGTCTCATGAGTGCAGCGTTCCATACACATTAGCCTGTCGTAGTTACCCTGTGCCTGAAAGACCCGTTCAGGCTCAAACCCGCACCTTATAAACATACCGTCCGCATTGGAGGTGATTACATAAAAATCCTTCCCCTTTACTATCTCGTGGAGTTTCTCATATACAGGGCTTATTGGGAATTGATAAAATACATGGTTCATGTGGGTTGCCCAGTATGCCCATCTCTCCCCCTCTGTCCAATCCTCAAAGCCTATAAACTCATACTGCATGCGATAGCCTTTTTGCACCCATTTGGGGAATAGTTTTAAAAAGGTCTTAGTGTCTGTATAGTCTATCCCCGCAGATGCAGAGAGCCCTGCCCCGCCACCAATAAGTATGCGCTCGCTTGACCTGATAGATCCCGCAATGATCTCTATTACCCTATCCCCTGAATATTCGTTCATATAAATTAAAATCCTCCTCAAGAAAGACATTGAAAATTATCTGCGTAAAGGTATTGGGGTTGTTATAAAGCCACTCATCCGCAGTTTTAACAGCCGTTTCTGCCGCGAGCCCCTGTGGAAAGTTGAAGACCCCGGTTGATATGCATGGGAATGCTATGGATTTTATATCCCTGATCTGCGCTGCCAGAGTTAGGGAACTGATATAGCAGGATGCGAGCTCCTCTTTCTGATATTGAGCTACCTCGTCTCCTCTGATTATTGGACCAACCGTATGGATCACAAACCTTGCTGGTAAGTTGTAGCCCCTTGTTATCTTGGCATCCCCGGTATCTTCCCGTCTCCCCTGCATATCCATGATAATTTTACAATCTTCACGGAGAAGCGGCCCGGCCGCACTGTGAATCACATTATCAATGCAGTTATGCATGGGCTGAAAGCAGCCTAGCATTCGGTCATTTGCGGCATTTACTATAGCGTCCACTCTGAGAGATGTAATATCCCCCTTCCATAAAAAGATAAGGTCAGGATTTTTAAGCCGGTTGCCGGGGAATCTTTTTGATACAGGCAAGAGGGCGCTGCTGTCTGTAAGGCTCTTCTCTTTAAGCTCATGCTGAAGCAGCATGTCCAGTTTGTTGATAAATGATTGCCGCATCGCACCAGGAGGACGAATATTGAGTAAGGACCTGATAAGCATTCTTTTATCCTCAGGCTTTTCAGGGATCGTTTGTTTATCATAAAGCCTTTCTTCTGCTACCAGGGTATTCAGAAGGGAGTCTATAATTGCATTCTTTTCATCCGGGGTTAATGAGTTTGCCGATTCGGGCATGTATTTTTCATTGAGTTTTATTCGGGATTTATAACTGGAAAGAGTAACTCCTTTGGGCAAAAAATCATTCTTCATTTTATCTGCTTTTTAACTCCCGCGCTTTTATCAGACATGATTTCTCAGCTTGAGATTCATGGGATGAGGGTTAAGGTATGTTTGCTCTTTAAGATAAGGCTGCCCATACTTGCGAACATAGTGATTGATGAGCGTTATCGGAACAATCAGGGGTATAAAACCATTTTGATAATCCAGTATGATATCAAGGAGCTCCTGCTTTTCATCAGAGGTCAGCTCCTTTTTAAAATATCCTAAAATATGCTGAAGAACATTACAATTTTTGCTTCGGGTGGTTTTCAATTTAAGGGCATCCATCAGCAGCGTTTCATATTCATTATATAATTCTTTGATGGGCACTCCCTTTCCTTTGGCCACAAGACTGCCCATCTTGCGGTAGTGCACCTCACTGTGTGACAGGATAAGAAGTTTATTCTTTGTATGGTAGCTCACTATATTACCCAGGCTCCTTGATTCCTTGATAACCTCACGCCAGTGCTTAAGGGTAAAGATTCTGACAATAAAATTTTCCCTTAAAACAGGGTCATGTAACCGCCCTTCTTCCTCCACAGGTATTAATGGAAAATGTTCCATAAAGATTCCGGCAAACATTCCTACCCCATTATTGCCTGGAATGCCCTTTTCATTATAGACCTTTACCCTTTCCATGCCGCTGCTGGGGGAGCCGCTCTTGAAGATGAATCCGCACAGCCCTTCATTTTCAAGCTCTTTTACCCGCCTTTTTGCCCATGAGACCATCCTTTCGGTGTGGTCAATATTTGTTCGAACAGTCACAAGACGGGGTGATTTAGCATCTCCAGTAAGGTGCATGCTCTCCCTGGGCACGGGCAGACCGCACTCCACCTCAGGGCATACCTTGACATATTCCACATACTGACCGAGGGTGTCGGTCAGAAACCTG
Coding sequences within:
- a CDS encoding DUF342 domain-containing protein; this translates as MNYRVRIKSKSRNDAITEGAEMLGVDPSNVFALEESPENWVVIINDSPGEYELEIRDDKMAAILRSVTPPAGNGRPVTNEDIEKALSDMGVTHGIESNTIKKALDEVNATGKLQGSVIIAKGDPPQKGEKARIDLLIGRDASNKEPRASVMVKPGQVVAIKTPAHSGAPGKNIFGEDVPSLPGDDISLLPGENIALKNRETEYVSLVYGAARSTWQGVSVTDLVSVSKDKMYVEMPLFPVLSDNSRLTLDDITSILKGKGIKHGIDLSAIQAAFEKGEPVDNFRVAEATPAKNGIDSKVEFLFRVNGLDPKEADQKKSGGFIPEVETRDIVLGGEILARIIPSVKQEDGKNVTGEVIKAVKPEELKIRTGANVETRENGFVFVVSEGIKAGYPEYSGDTISVINPLEISEERLSASVMLYTSSSNKRAMTSELVRDIIERADIKFGITLDELEGFLSSDGKKKFPPKKITVAKGIAPVHGEDAVINIKFRKGKEAGNLDSNTGRMDFREQSSIHNVKKDELLAEKVPLTAGTDGKDIFGEIIHAAPGKDCKLNFGTNVILSPDGLSLVSGMDGMVAIQDGNRISVTQSHEVQGDIDMNTGNLTMDGSLVIKGWVSSGFSVKASGEIHIGKGVEQSVIDAGAGLFIHGGIVG
- a CDS encoding protein-ADP-ribose hydrolase, with the translated sequence MKNDFLPKGVTLSSYKSRIKLNEKYMPESANSLTPDEKNAIIDSLLNTLVAEERLYDKQTIPEKPEDKRMLIRSLLNIRPPGAMRQSFINKLDMLLQHELKEKSLTDSSALLPVSKRFPGNRLKNPDLIFLWKGDITSLRVDAIVNAANDRMLGCFQPMHNCIDNVIHSAAGPLLREDCKIIMDMQGRREDTGDAKITRGYNLPARFVIHTVGPIIRGDEVAQYQKEELASCYISSLTLAAQIRDIKSIAFPCISTGVFNFPQGLAAETAVKTADEWLYNNPNTFTQIIFNVFLEEDFNLYERIFRG
- a CDS encoding DUF523 and DUF1722 domain-containing protein codes for the protein MKRDGWQNEPVKVGISACLMGDAVRYDGGHKHDRFLTDTLGQYVEYVKVCPEVECGLPVPRESMHLTGDAKSPRLVTVRTNIDHTERMVSWAKRRVKELENEGLCGFIFKSGSPSSGMERVKVYNEKGIPGNNGVGMFAGIFMEHFPLIPVEEEGRLHDPVLRENFIVRIFTLKHWREVIKESRSLGNIVSYHTKNKLLILSHSEVHYRKMGSLVAKGKGVPIKELYNEYETLLMDALKLKTTRSKNCNVLQHILGYFKKELTSDEKQELLDIILDYQNGFIPLIVPITLINHYVRKYGQPYLKEQTYLNPHPMNLKLRNHV